One Pectobacterium cacticida genomic window, GTTTTCAATGCACGTAGCATACCGGCGTTTTCCAACTGCGGCAGGCATTTTTCCAGCGCGGCCAGCTCGGCTTTAGCATCCTTATCGCCACCTTTGGCTCTTTTCTGTACGCGATGAATGGCGCGTTCACAGGTGTCAAGGTCAGACAACGCCAGTTCGGTGTTGATCACCTCTATATCATCGGCCGGGTCAACTTTATTGTTGACGTGGATGATGTTGTCGTTCTCGAAGCAGCGTACGACGTGGCCGATAGCTTCCGTTTCACGGATATTGGTCAGGAACTGGTTACCCAAACCTTCCCCTTTGGACGCGCCTTTTACCAGACCGGCAATATCGACAAATTCCATCGTGGTTGGCAGGATACGCTGAGGTTTGACAATCTCAGCCAACTTATCCAGACGCGGATCGGGCATTGGCACGACGCCGGTATTCGGCTCGATGGTACAAAACGGGAAATTAGCCGCTTCGATGCCCGCTTTGGTCAACGCGTTGAACAGAGTGGATTTACCAACATTAGGCAGCCCAACAATACCGCATTTGAATCCCATGTTTATAGCACCTTAAATAACTTATTAATCAGGTAATTATGTTATATCACCTGCCTGAATGGAAATATTAGGGCCGATTATACACGGAATGGCGTTTTATCTCGATCCGCCATCCGTATTCTGACCAGATTATACGGCTTTGAAAGTATGCAAGCGATTCATGGCCTTTATCATGCCTTCTTTCATTAGGATTTCGGTGCAGCGCACCGCCTCCTCAATTGCATCGTCGATCAACGTCTGCTCGCTCGTTGGCGGCTTGCCCAGCACAAAGCCAACTACTTTGCTTTTATCTCCTGGATGGCCAATGCCGATGCGCAACCGATGGAAATTAGGGTTATTACCCAATTTACTGATAATGTCTTTAAGCCCGTTGTGTCCGCCGTGTCCGCCACCCTGTTTCAATTTGACGACCCCGGGTAATAAATCTAGCTCATCGTGCGCGACCAGAATTTCATCAGGCTGGATACGGTAGAAGGTAGCCATTGCCGCGACGGCTTTCCCACTCAGGTTCATAAACGTCGTGGGGATCAATAGGCGTACATCCTGCCCAGCCAGATTCAAACGGGAGGTATAACCAAAAAACTTGCTCTCTTCTTTTAACATTTGGCGGCACGACACCGCTAAACGCTCAACAAACCAGGCGCCCGCATTATGGCGGGTGGCGGCATATTCAGCTCCGGGGTTTGCCAGGCCGACAATTAATTTAATGCTGCTCACGGTATATTCCAGATGACGTGTATAGACGTAATGTAGGTCGCGTGATAAACGAAGCCGCTAGTTTACACACCGTATGACGGATAGCAAAATTCCGCCGCTAAAATGTAAACATATCGCTATCTGCCTGGCGATATGATGGTTAATCGTTTTTGCCTTTTTAAGGCAAACCTAAAAAAAGATTAATCATTCCCATTATCTGTGATCCCCCCCGCAACCCTCTAATGGAATAATTGTCTATAATCGCAGCAACAATTAGAAATAAATAAACGAGATGAAATGATTAGCGAACGGGTTCATCCACAGAATGACTCTGGAGGTGGCAGATGAAACGCAAAAACATGACAGTTTTAGGTAATGTCCTGATGGGCCTCGGTATGATTCTGATGGTCGGCGGAATTGGTTTCTCCATCGCCAGCCAGTTCCCTAAGTTAAATGTCCCTGAATATATGACTTATGTCGATCTGGTCGGCATTTTTTCCGGTGCCATATTTTGGTTGGTCGGGGCGCGTATTAGCGGCCGTGAGGAAGTCGCCGATCGTTATTGGTGGGTTAAACACTTTGACAAACGCTGTCGCCGCCAGCGTCACTCATAATTTTTACTTAAATGAAGATTGAATGTTGGAGCCGGTGTAGCTGCGCTATATCGGCTTTTTTGTGACAGAAATAAGCCACTCGTCACTGAGTGGCTTATCATTGTTTGCCAATCTCTGGCTAGCAATAATTAATGCTCAAACATAGCAGAAATAGATTCTTCGTTACTGATACGACGAATCGCTTCGGCCAACATACCGGACAGTGTTAATGTGCGAACATTCGGCAATGAGCAGATTTTTTCTGACAACGGAATGGTATCGCAGACAATCACTTCATCAATGAGCGAGCTTTTAATGTTTTCGTAAGCATTACCAGAGAAAATCGGGTGTGTTGCATAAGCAAATACCCGTTTAGCCCCACGTTCTTTCAGCGCTTCAGCTGCTTTACACAGTGTGCCGCCAGTGTCGATCATATCATCTACTAATACACAGTCACGGCCGGCAACATCACCGATGATGTGCATCACCTGAGAAACGTTAGCGCGCGGGCGTCGTTTGTCGATGATCGCCATGTCGGTATCGTTCAGCAGTTTAGCGATTGCGCGGGCACGCACTACGCCACCGATATCGGGAGAGACGACGATGGGGTTTTCCAGACTCTGTTGCAACATGTCTTCCAACAGGATAGGGCTACCGAATACATTATCTACTGGCACATCGAAGAAGCCCTGAATCTGCTCAGCATGGAGGTCAACGGTCAAAACGCGGTCAACGCCAACGCTAGACAGAAAGTCGGCAACCACTTTTGCAGTGATCGGCACACGTGCGGAACGCACGCGTCGATCCTGACGAGCATAACCAAAGTAGGGGATAACTGCGGTAATGCGCCCCGCCGAAGCGCGACGCAGAGCATCAACCATGACAACTAATTCCATGAGGTTGTCATTGGTGGGTGCACAGGTGGACTGGATGATGAAAATATCACCACCGCGTACATTTTCATTGATTTGCACGCTGACTTCGCCATCGCTAAAACGACCGACAGCGGCGTCGCCAAGGCTAGTGTACAAACGGTTGGCAATACGTTGTGCTAGTTCCGGGATGGCGTTACCAGCAAAAAGCTTCATATCAGGCACGAGAAGAACCTCAGGCTTGCGTCCAGAGAAATACTGCACCTGTCAGGCAGGGAAGAACAACAGGCACAATATGCATACGGGTGTATGAATTAAGTTCACTACAGGATGGCCTCGCGGCAACCGGGGTGTAGCAAAACCTAAAGTTGCCCGGAAAGTTTACGTTGTAACGGAGAGAGGTTGACACCTCGCGCGACAAAGCCGTTTAGCCATTCCGGGGCCTGGTCAAGCACCTGTCGGGCGGCGAACTCGGTGTCAAACTCTGCAAACACACAAGCTCCCGTTCCAGTCAGGCGCGCCGGGGCGTATTCTAACAGCCATGAAAGTCGCTGTTCAACCTCAGGAAAACGTTTTCTTACGATAGCTTCACAATCATTGACGAAGGTCTGGTTTAGTAATGATGCTAAATCACGACGCGGCGAGTTACGCTTCAGTTCAGGATCGGCGAATACTAACGGTGTGGCAATATTAACACCTGGATGAGCGACCAAATACCATTTCTCCGGTGGATCCGCGGGGGTTAACTGCTCGCCAATGCCTTCGGCAAAGGCGGCGTGTCCTCGTATAAATACGGGGACATCAGCGCCCAACGTTAACCCCAACTCGGCCAGCGTATCTATGTTTAGCCCGGTTTGCCACAGATGGTTAAGTGCGACCAACACTGTCGCGGCATTCGACGAGCCACCGCCAAGCCCGCCGCCCATCGGCAGGCGTTTTTCGATGCGGATATCCGCACCAAACCGGGTAGGTCGAATTGCATGACGTTCGCTGTATTCTTGCAATAAACGGGCGGCACAAACAATCAGGTTGTGTTCGTTGTCGACGCCGTCTACGGGGGTATGCAGGATGATCCGATCGTCGCTACGCGGCTGAATCGTCAGCGTGTCGCCGTAATCCAGAAACTGGAATAGCGTTTGCAGCAGATGATAGCCATCCGCTCTCTGGCCTGTAATATAAAGGAACAGATTGAGTTTGGCTGGCGCAGGCCAGGTATCAAGAACGGTTGGTTGCATCGCTTATTTAACCACCCAGTTATTCATTTTTAGCTTAATTCGCTGTTCACCCTGAACTAACTCCAGGCTGGTTGGCAGCGGAGGCGATAGCGCCATATCGTAGCTTTGATAGGTGACATGCCAGCGCTGCTTGCCCTGATGATAGCTGATCGTGTTCAGCAGATAGCGATCGTCCAGCGTAAATTCAGTCGCATCGCCGGGTATGCCTAAGATCCATTGACGCAGATTATTTAATGGGATAGCCATGCCGGTCAGCTGCTGAATCATGTATTCGGCATCTTTTCCCACATAGCGCTTACCTTGATTGTCGGTGATCTGTACGCCGTCAGGCTGTGCCTGTAACTCTAAT contains:
- the ispE gene encoding 4-(cytidine 5'-diphospho)-2-C-methyl-D-erythritol kinase — encoded protein: MQPTVLDTWPAPAKLNLFLYITGQRADGYHLLQTLFQFLDYGDTLTIQPRSDDRIILHTPVDGVDNEHNLIVCAARLLQEYSERHAIRPTRFGADIRIEKRLPMGGGLGGGSSNAATVLVALNHLWQTGLNIDTLAELGLTLGADVPVFIRGHAAFAEGIGEQLTPADPPEKWYLVAHPGVNIATPLVFADPELKRNSPRRDLASLLNQTFVNDCEAIVRKRFPEVEQRLSWLLEYAPARLTGTGACVFAEFDTEFAARQVLDQAPEWLNGFVARGVNLSPLQRKLSGQL
- the prs gene encoding ribose-phosphate diphosphokinase translates to MPDMKLFAGNAIPELAQRIANRLYTSLGDAAVGRFSDGEVSVQINENVRGGDIFIIQSTCAPTNDNLMELVVMVDALRRASAGRITAVIPYFGYARQDRRVRSARVPITAKVVADFLSSVGVDRVLTVDLHAEQIQGFFDVPVDNVFGSPILLEDMLQQSLENPIVVSPDIGGVVRARAIAKLLNDTDMAIIDKRRPRANVSQVMHIIGDVAGRDCVLVDDMIDTGGTLCKAAEALKERGAKRVFAYATHPIFSGNAYENIKSSLIDEVIVCDTIPLSEKICSLPNVRTLTLSGMLAEAIRRISNEESISAMFEH
- the pth gene encoding aminoacyl-tRNA hydrolase, which gives rise to MSSIKLIVGLANPGAEYAATRHNAGAWFVERLAVSCRQMLKEESKFFGYTSRLNLAGQDVRLLIPTTFMNLSGKAVAAMATFYRIQPDEILVAHDELDLLPGVVKLKQGGGHGGHNGLKDIISKLGNNPNFHRLRIGIGHPGDKSKVVGFVLGKPPTSEQTLIDDAIEEAVRCTEILMKEGMIKAMNRLHTFKAV
- the ychH gene encoding stress-induced protein YchH gives rise to the protein MKRKNMTVLGNVLMGLGMILMVGGIGFSIASQFPKLNVPEYMTYVDLVGIFSGAIFWLVGARISGREEVADRYWWVKHFDKRCRRQRHS
- the lolB gene encoding lipoprotein insertase outer membrane protein LolB; translated protein: MPTRTVRCLRLLPLASLLLAACSVHQPPQTGKSPASPEWQQHQQKVQQLSQYQARGAFAYFSERKRVSANFFWQDTPPQRYRLLLTNPLGSTELELQAQPDGVQITDNQGKRYVGKDAEYMIQQLTGMAIPLNNLRQWILGIPGDATEFTLDDRYLLNTISYHQGKQRWHVTYQSYDMALSPPLPTSLELVQGEQRIKLKMNNWVVK
- the ychF gene encoding redox-regulated ATPase YchF; its protein translation is MGFKCGIVGLPNVGKSTLFNALTKAGIEAANFPFCTIEPNTGVVPMPDPRLDKLAEIVKPQRILPTTMEFVDIAGLVKGASKGEGLGNQFLTNIRETEAIGHVVRCFENDNIIHVNNKVDPADDIEVINTELALSDLDTCERAIHRVQKRAKGGDKDAKAELAALEKCLPQLENAGMLRALKTLTDEDKAAIKYLSFLTLKPTMYIANVNEDGFENNPYLDKVREIAAAEGSVVVAVCAAVESDIAELDDEEREEFMAELGLEEPGLNRVIRAGYELLNLQTYFTAGVKEVRAWTIPVGATAPQAAGKIHTDFEKGFIRAQTISYEDFITYKGEQGAKEAGKMRSEGKDYIVKDGDVMNFLFNV